From a single Sporosarcina oncorhynchi genomic region:
- the tadA gene encoding tRNA adenosine(34) deaminase TadA, whose product MDEMTTDHRFMQLAIEEARKAEALGEVPIGAVIVKDGEVIARSHNLRETSQNAVTHAELTAIQDACEAVGSWRLEETTLYVTLEPCPMCAGAILQSRIPRVVYAARDPKGGCVDSLYRLLNDERFNHECDVSEGVLAEECSAMLTDFFRALRDKKKAQKRAMREVE is encoded by the coding sequence ATGGATGAAATGACGACAGATCACCGCTTCATGCAGTTGGCTATAGAAGAAGCGAGAAAAGCCGAAGCACTTGGTGAAGTACCAATTGGCGCGGTTATCGTAAAAGATGGCGAGGTCATTGCGCGCTCTCATAATTTACGGGAAACGTCTCAAAATGCGGTAACACATGCCGAACTTACAGCTATACAGGATGCATGTGAAGCAGTCGGCAGCTGGCGGTTAGAAGAGACGACATTGTATGTCACGCTTGAACCTTGCCCGATGTGCGCAGGTGCCATACTTCAATCACGGATTCCGCGCGTTGTTTACGCAGCACGTGACCCGAAAGGCGGGTGTGTCGATTCGTTGTACCGGTTATTGAATGACGAGCGATTCAATCATGAATGTGACGTTTCGGAAGGCGTGCTGGCAGAAGAATGCAGCGCGATGCTAACTGATTTTTTCCGTGCATTACGAGATAAGAAAAAAGCACAAAAAAGAGCGATGCGGGAAGTGGAATAA
- a CDS encoding deoxynucleoside kinase, producing MSVPFITVEGPIGVGKTTLSKAIAESQQFHQLREIVDENPFLNKFYDDIEEWSFQTEMYFLCNRYKQLSDIQKKFLYEQQPVVADYHIFKNLIFAKRTLPAEEYVKYEEIYRILTRDMPVPNVIIYLHASLGTLMKRIELRGRDFEKNIDPAYLQQLSDDYEVFVSNFEETHPEIPVLHVNGDEIDFVNDAGDLQLLLSKVDETIRKGAKQ from the coding sequence ATGTCTGTTCCGTTCATTACGGTTGAGGGTCCGATTGGCGTCGGGAAAACAACTCTCTCAAAAGCGATCGCAGAATCGCAACAGTTCCATCAGTTACGTGAAATCGTGGATGAAAATCCATTTCTGAATAAATTTTATGATGATATCGAGGAGTGGAGTTTCCAGACGGAAATGTATTTCCTCTGTAACCGCTACAAACAACTAAGTGATATTCAAAAGAAGTTTTTATATGAACAGCAACCTGTTGTCGCAGATTATCACATTTTTAAGAATCTGATTTTCGCAAAGCGGACGCTTCCGGCAGAAGAATATGTAAAGTATGAAGAAATCTATCGGATTCTGACGAGGGACATGCCCGTACCGAATGTGATTATTTATCTTCATGCTTCCCTGGGCACACTCATGAAACGGATTGAATTGCGTGGAAGGGATTTTGAAAAAAATATCGATCCGGCGTATTTGCAGCAACTGTCGGACGACTATGAAGTGTTCGTCTCAAACTTTGAAGAGACTCATCCGGAGATTCCTGTCCTTCATGTCAATGGGGATGAAATTGACTTTGTAAATGATGCCGGAGACTTGCAACTCTTATTAAGCAAAGTCGATGAGACGATACGAAAAGGGGCAAAACAATGA
- a CDS encoding deoxynucleoside kinase: MNLREKYGIPNSAVITIAGTVGAGKSTMTNALAKALDFRTSLENVDENPYLDRFYDNFEQWSFHLQIYFLAERFKEQKRIFEYGGGFIQDRSIYEDTGIFAKMHKDKGTMDPVDYDTYTKLFDAMVMTPYFPHPDLLVYLDGPFDTILTRIQERGRQMEQDTPLAYWEELHNRYVTWIDSFNSCPVLRIDITDYDLKKNPDEVESIVERIGNMLNLSSALKK; encoded by the coding sequence ATGAATTTACGTGAAAAGTACGGCATTCCCAATAGTGCTGTTATTACAATAGCGGGAACAGTTGGTGCTGGGAAGTCGACGATGACAAATGCATTGGCGAAAGCGCTCGATTTCCGCACTTCTCTTGAGAATGTTGATGAAAATCCATATTTGGATCGTTTCTATGACAATTTTGAGCAATGGAGCTTCCATTTACAGATTTATTTCCTGGCAGAACGGTTTAAAGAACAGAAGCGGATTTTCGAATATGGCGGCGGCTTTATACAAGACCGTTCCATTTACGAAGATACAGGGATTTTCGCGAAGATGCATAAAGACAAAGGGACGATGGATCCTGTCGATTATGATACATATACGAAATTGTTTGATGCGATGGTGATGACGCCGTATTTCCCGCATCCTGATTTACTCGTCTATTTGGATGGACCGTTTGATACGATACTTACACGTATTCAGGAGCGTGGGCGCCAAATGGAACAGGACACGCCGCTTGCCTATTGGGAAGAACTGCATAATAGATATGTGACGTGGATCGATTCATTTAATTCATGCCCTGTGCTGCGAATCGATATTACAGACTATGACTTGAAAAAGAATCCGGACGAAGTTGAATCGATTGTAGAGCGTATCGGCAATATGCTGAATTTGTCTTCTGCGTTAAAAAAGTAA
- a CDS encoding aspartate kinase produces the protein MIVCKFGGTSVASAEQIRKVVDIVSSNKDRKIVVVSAPGKRFSEDMKVTDLLILLANKALANEDIEAALSDVVERFRSIALDLGMDGTIADEIETDLRERLGRDKEDTLLYMDKMKAAGEDNNAKMIAAYFSFIGMEAQYVSPKEGGLLVSDRPERVRALPEGDNRLAKLRDLPGIIVFPGFFGYTNDGTIRTFNRGGSDITGSIIAAATKADLYENFTDVDSVFAANPTIIENPVAIDKMTYREMRELAYAGFSVFHDEALIPAFRKSIPVSIKNTNNPNAPGTLIVKERDYNEQQVIGIAADSGFTTIYVDKYLMNLEIGFGRRLLQIFEEEDISYEHTPSGIDNLSIIVRTRYLPEDKEKKIVERIHKELEPDAVIVEHDYSMIVLVGEGMQYTTGLAARAASAIARTGSNIDMINQGSSEVSLVFGVKKQDETKILKELYKEFFVNSFTRV, from the coding sequence ATGATAGTGTGCAAATTCGGTGGCACTTCCGTTGCCTCTGCCGAACAAATTCGAAAAGTAGTCGACATCGTTTCTTCCAACAAAGACCGTAAAATTGTTGTGGTCTCCGCTCCAGGCAAACGATTCTCTGAAGATATGAAAGTGACAGATCTGCTTATACTCCTTGCTAATAAGGCTCTTGCAAATGAAGATATCGAGGCTGCATTATCCGATGTCGTCGAACGCTTCCGAAGTATTGCGCTAGACCTCGGAATGGACGGAACAATCGCGGATGAAATCGAAACCGATTTACGGGAACGTCTCGGTAGGGATAAAGAAGATACACTCTTATATATGGATAAAATGAAAGCAGCCGGTGAAGATAATAACGCGAAGATGATTGCGGCCTATTTCAGCTTCATCGGAATGGAAGCCCAGTATGTAAGTCCGAAAGAAGGCGGACTGCTTGTCAGCGACAGACCGGAACGCGTGCGTGCATTACCGGAAGGGGATAATCGCCTGGCGAAACTGCGGGATCTTCCCGGTATTATTGTTTTCCCAGGATTCTTTGGTTATACAAATGACGGAACAATTCGAACGTTCAACCGTGGCGGATCCGATATAACAGGGTCAATTATTGCCGCGGCAACTAAAGCGGATCTCTATGAAAACTTCACGGATGTCGATTCCGTATTCGCTGCTAATCCGACGATTATCGAAAACCCTGTAGCCATTGATAAAATGACTTACCGGGAAATGCGGGAATTGGCCTACGCCGGTTTCTCTGTGTTTCATGATGAAGCACTTATACCGGCATTTCGTAAATCGATTCCTGTGAGCATCAAAAACACAAATAATCCTAATGCCCCGGGCACACTAATTGTCAAGGAACGGGATTATAATGAGCAACAAGTTATCGGAATCGCCGCAGACAGTGGATTTACGACGATTTATGTAGATAAATACTTGATGAACTTAGAAATCGGTTTCGGACGCAGGCTCCTTCAGATTTTTGAAGAAGAAGATATTTCTTATGAGCATACACCTTCCGGCATTGATAATCTGTCTATCATCGTACGAACTCGCTATTTGCCTGAGGATAAAGAGAAGAAGATTGTAGAACGAATCCATAAAGAACTAGAACCGGATGCCGTCATTGTGGAGCATGATTACTCTATGATTGTACTCGTTGGGGAAGGCATGCAGTATACAACCGGTCTTGCGGCACGCGCAGCAAGTGCCATCGCACGCACCGGCAGTAATATCGACATGATCAACCAAGGTTCATCGGAAGTCAGTTTAGTATTCGGTGTGAAAAAACAAGACGAGACAAAAATTCTGAAAGAGTTATATAAGGAGTTTTTCGTAAATTCCTTCACGCGTGTATAA
- a CDS encoding homoserine dehydrogenase, protein MKSEITIGLLGFGVVGSGVATILHEHQADLSYKLGVPVKIKKVLVKDATKKRDTALAQETFTTDIDELIEDRSIDLIVEVMGGTTEAKEAIERALRAGKGVVTANKDVMAESGFDLLKLADENKCDLFYEASVGGGIPLIRTLEDGLASDRIRALTGIVNGTTNFILTKMKHEKKTYEEALAEATELGFAESDPSADVDGIDAARKMVILASLAFSTEVHMDDVFVRGMGVIQDGDLELAEHFGYTVKMAGSAKKDEDGIEVAVEPVFIQNSHPLASVNNEFNAVYVYGDAVGETMFYGPGAGSLPTATSVTGDVIAACRNLLLGVNGKRMHAPQFTCEVKNDSQIIGRYFHRISIKDQVGVLTNLSSIYSKHGASIATVVQPEGKPNNEVDLIMITHHISRQQHQNILQDLQQAPEVNKVISYYRVEGENR, encoded by the coding sequence ATGAAAAGTGAAATAACAATTGGTTTGCTCGGATTTGGTGTTGTAGGCAGTGGTGTGGCAACAATTCTGCATGAACACCAAGCCGACTTGAGTTATAAATTAGGTGTTCCTGTAAAGATAAAAAAAGTGCTCGTAAAAGACGCCACTAAAAAGAGAGATACGGCATTGGCACAAGAGACATTCACGACGGACATCGACGAGTTAATCGAAGACAGGTCTATTGATTTGATTGTGGAAGTTATGGGGGGCACGACGGAAGCGAAAGAGGCGATTGAACGGGCTTTGCGAGCAGGCAAAGGTGTTGTTACAGCGAATAAAGATGTGATGGCTGAATCAGGATTCGACTTATTGAAATTGGCTGATGAGAATAAATGCGATCTCTTCTATGAAGCAAGTGTTGGAGGGGGGATACCTCTTATCCGGACACTTGAAGATGGCCTGGCATCCGACCGGATCCGTGCCTTGACTGGTATTGTGAACGGCACGACGAACTTCATCCTCACGAAAATGAAACATGAAAAGAAAACTTACGAAGAAGCCTTAGCGGAAGCGACCGAGCTCGGATTTGCGGAATCGGACCCATCTGCAGACGTTGACGGTATCGATGCGGCACGGAAAATGGTCATTCTCGCTTCACTTGCGTTTTCAACGGAAGTACATATGGATGATGTATTCGTTAGAGGGATGGGCGTCATTCAGGACGGGGATCTGGAGCTTGCGGAGCATTTCGGGTATACCGTAAAAATGGCAGGTTCTGCAAAAAAGGATGAGGATGGCATTGAAGTGGCAGTGGAACCGGTTTTCATCCAGAATTCGCATCCGCTTGCTTCCGTCAATAATGAATTCAACGCAGTATATGTATATGGAGATGCCGTCGGAGAGACGATGTTCTACGGACCGGGAGCGGGTTCTTTGCCAACAGCCACTTCGGTCACGGGCGACGTCATTGCTGCTTGTCGTAACTTATTGCTCGGCGTCAATGGAAAGCGAATGCACGCACCGCAATTCACATGCGAAGTGAAGAATGACAGCCAAATCATCGGACGTTATTTTCACCGCATCTCCATTAAGGACCAGGTTGGTGTACTGACGAACCTGTCATCGATTTACAGCAAACACGGTGCAAGCATCGCAACCGTCGTCCAACCTGAGGGTAAACCGAATAATGAAGTTGATTTGATCATGATTACCCATCATATATCGCGGCAACAACACCAAAACATCTTGCAAGACTTGCAACAAGCACCAGAAGTTAATAAAGTCATCAGTTATTACCGAGTGGAGGGCGAAAATAGATGA
- the thrC gene encoding threonine synthase — translation MRRWNGLIEEYKEWLPVTDETPELTLQEGNTPLIHLKNLSEQWGIHLYVKTEGTNPTGSFKDRGMVMAVAKAKEEGKTALICASTGNTSASAAAYGARAGMRTIVVIPEGRIALGKLAQAKMYGAEIVAIEGNFDEALRMVREVGEGKIALVNSVNPYRLEGQKTIAFETIEQLGKVPDIFALPVGNAGNISAAWKGFKEYDSKTGFGTPKLLGVQADGAAPIVYDRVFEEPETIATAIRIGNPASWHLATAALEESEGIILSATDEEILEAYSLLASTDGIFAEPASCATIAGIKKQLDAGLIEKGTTIVGVLTGNGLKDPETAIQVNEGKPFLTTEEFNAFLNELKAGGN, via the coding sequence ATGAGAAGATGGAATGGATTAATCGAAGAATACAAAGAATGGTTGCCAGTGACGGATGAAACACCTGAACTCACATTACAAGAAGGAAACACACCGCTTATCCATTTAAAAAACCTATCCGAACAATGGGGCATTCACCTGTACGTTAAAACGGAAGGGACAAACCCAACAGGCTCTTTTAAGGATCGCGGCATGGTGATGGCTGTCGCTAAAGCGAAAGAAGAAGGTAAAACCGCGCTCATATGTGCATCGACGGGCAACACATCCGCTTCTGCAGCAGCCTATGGTGCACGCGCAGGGATGCGTACAATCGTTGTCATCCCGGAAGGACGGATTGCACTTGGTAAATTGGCGCAGGCTAAAATGTACGGTGCTGAAATTGTTGCGATTGAAGGCAATTTTGATGAGGCGCTTCGAATGGTCCGCGAAGTCGGCGAAGGAAAGATTGCACTCGTCAACTCGGTAAACCCGTACCGTTTAGAAGGACAAAAAACAATCGCATTTGAAACGATTGAGCAATTAGGGAAAGTTCCGGACATATTTGCTTTGCCGGTCGGTAATGCGGGCAACATTTCTGCTGCTTGGAAAGGGTTTAAGGAATATGATTCCAAAACAGGTTTTGGCACACCGAAGTTGTTAGGTGTGCAAGCGGACGGGGCGGCACCAATCGTCTATGACCGCGTGTTTGAAGAACCTGAAACGATTGCAACGGCAATTCGTATTGGAAATCCAGCGAGTTGGCATTTGGCGACAGCGGCACTTGAAGAATCAGAAGGCATTATTCTGTCTGCCACGGATGAAGAGATCCTGGAAGCTTATAGTCTACTTGCTTCAACGGATGGAATATTTGCAGAACCTGCATCATGTGCAACCATTGCAGGCATCAAAAAGCAGTTGGATGCCGGTTTGATCGAAAAAGGTACGACGATTGTCGGTGTGCTGACAGGAAACGGATTGAAAGACCCCGAGACGGCGATACAAGTCAATGAAGGAAAACCGTTTTTGACTACAGAAGAATTCAATGCGTTTTTGAATGAGTTGAAGGCAGGCGGCAACTGA
- the thrB gene encoding homoserine kinase, whose protein sequence is MAAPMFTVVVPATTANLGPGYDSVGMALALYMRVAVTPATIWSVQYAGEEYADLTTGEDNLIVRTVKEVAQRYGKEIESYQLHVQSDIPLGKGLGSSATAIAAGIVVAERLLHLTFTPIEKARLGSELEGHSDNVTAALFGGVTVSYFVEDAMEVIQLPKPTIGAVILVPPEALKTSDSRGLLPTDLRHTEAAAGSAAGSLLTTAIAIGDWALAGRMMEKDVFHERFRKPLFPFFDEIRTYCHSLGAYGMTISGAGPSLFVAVQDGQEQQMAEKLAVKFPYYDVMALKPAETGARIE, encoded by the coding sequence ATGGCGGCGCCGATGTTTACGGTTGTCGTTCCAGCGACGACAGCAAACCTTGGCCCTGGGTATGACAGTGTTGGCATGGCACTCGCATTATATATGCGCGTTGCGGTTACACCTGCTACTATATGGTCTGTTCAATATGCCGGTGAAGAATATGCGGACTTGACGACTGGAGAGGACAATCTAATCGTTCGTACCGTCAAGGAAGTGGCGCAACGATATGGCAAGGAAATAGAATCCTATCAGCTCCATGTGCAATCAGACATTCCGCTTGGCAAAGGACTCGGCAGTAGTGCAACCGCGATTGCCGCGGGAATTGTCGTCGCGGAAAGGCTGCTGCATCTTACATTCACACCGATTGAAAAAGCCCGTTTAGGCAGTGAATTGGAGGGGCATTCAGATAATGTCACAGCGGCTCTGTTCGGTGGCGTGACAGTCTCATATTTTGTGGAGGATGCGATGGAAGTTATCCAATTGCCAAAACCCACGATAGGAGCTGTTATTCTTGTTCCGCCTGAAGCTTTAAAAACAAGCGATTCCAGGGGACTTCTGCCTACCGACCTGCGACATACCGAGGCGGCGGCAGGCAGTGCCGCGGGTAGCTTGCTGACAACCGCGATCGCGATAGGGGATTGGGCACTGGCTGGACGGATGATGGAAAAAGATGTTTTTCATGAAAGGTTCCGAAAACCGCTCTTTCCTTTTTTTGATGAAATTCGCACTTACTGCCACTCGCTTGGTGCATATGGAATGACGATTAGCGGCGCGGGCCCGTCATTGTTTGTAGCAGTGCAAGATGGTCAAGAACAGCAAATGGCTGAAAAATTAGCAGTGAAATTTCCTTATTACGACGTGATGGCATTAAAGCCTGCTGAAACAGGGGCAAGGATAGAGTGA
- the dnaX gene encoding DNA polymerase III subunit gamma/tau, with protein sequence MVYQAFYRVYRPQSFGEMSGQKHVKQTLQNALLHNKTSHAYLFSGPRGTGKTSAAKVFAKALNCEKAPAKEPCNACPTCLSITEGSNTDVIEFDAASNSRVEEIRDIIEKVRFAPSNARFKVYIIDEVHMLSNSAFNALLKTLEEPPSHAVFILATTEPHKLPLTIISRCQRFDFKPITSAEIVDRMNQVVADAGVEAEEAALKVIAQAASGGMRDALSMLDQVVSFSGDRLTAEAALLVTGSIGEDIFYQLAEALLSKDAAAALMLLDQLIVEGKDVSRLAEDLITFFRDLLLLRTAPDLSELLELVSNDERFVSMSSAFEPETLYSFIDILSKTQQEMRFSNHAKVYVESALLKMIHYEGPVASSSHAPDPHLSQKVESLERLIGELQQQLANGVRPAEEAGMAAPPKKNGSKTSQSFRIPTGKINEVLKGATRQDIQVIREEWAGMMHTMQRSHSALLEETEPVAASDSAFVLKFKYEIHCLMASENPSLRSGLSDALLAKTGKAYDVVYVPEDGWLKVREEFIRNNDLSKLQDDGTESVDGGNGGAAEEMPNFMQEAEEQNADPIVSEAEKMFGKDFITVHDD encoded by the coding sequence GTGGTATATCAAGCTTTTTACCGGGTCTATCGACCGCAATCCTTTGGTGAAATGTCAGGCCAGAAACACGTCAAGCAGACATTGCAGAACGCTCTTCTCCATAATAAGACGTCTCACGCGTATCTCTTTTCCGGTCCGAGGGGGACAGGGAAAACGAGTGCAGCAAAAGTATTTGCAAAAGCGTTGAATTGTGAGAAGGCACCGGCAAAAGAACCGTGTAATGCATGCCCTACATGCCTGAGCATTACGGAAGGTTCGAACACAGATGTCATTGAATTTGACGCAGCTTCGAATTCACGTGTCGAAGAGATCCGGGACATTATTGAGAAAGTGCGATTCGCCCCTTCCAACGCACGCTTCAAAGTGTATATTATTGATGAAGTACATATGTTATCGAATTCCGCGTTTAATGCCTTGTTGAAAACATTGGAAGAACCACCATCACATGCCGTGTTCATCTTAGCAACGACTGAACCGCATAAACTACCATTGACGATCATTTCCCGCTGTCAACGCTTCGACTTTAAACCAATTACATCTGCGGAAATCGTCGATCGTATGAACCAGGTCGTTGCGGACGCTGGAGTAGAAGCGGAAGAAGCGGCATTGAAAGTCATTGCACAGGCTGCCTCCGGTGGTATGCGTGATGCGCTCAGCATGCTCGACCAGGTCGTATCTTTTAGTGGTGATCGTTTGACAGCGGAAGCTGCGTTGCTGGTGACCGGGTCGATTGGGGAAGATATTTTCTATCAATTGGCAGAAGCATTACTGTCCAAAGATGCTGCTGCTGCATTGATGTTGCTCGACCAACTGATCGTCGAAGGAAAAGATGTCTCAAGATTAGCGGAGGACCTAATTACGTTCTTTAGGGATCTTCTACTATTAAGAACCGCTCCCGACTTGTCTGAACTACTGGAACTTGTCTCCAATGATGAACGATTTGTATCCATGTCGAGTGCGTTCGAACCTGAAACACTGTATTCCTTTATCGATATCTTGTCGAAAACACAGCAAGAAATGCGGTTTTCCAATCATGCAAAAGTATATGTAGAATCTGCTTTGTTAAAGATGATTCATTACGAAGGACCGGTTGCATCATCGAGTCACGCACCTGATCCGCATTTATCACAAAAAGTGGAGAGTCTTGAACGCCTGATAGGTGAGCTCCAACAACAATTGGCAAACGGCGTCCGTCCGGCAGAGGAAGCGGGAATGGCTGCTCCGCCAAAGAAAAACGGTTCTAAAACATCACAGTCTTTCCGAATACCAACCGGTAAGATCAATGAAGTGCTTAAAGGTGCTACACGTCAAGATATACAAGTAATCCGGGAAGAATGGGCAGGGATGATGCATACAATGCAGAGATCACATTCCGCACTTCTTGAAGAAACGGAACCTGTGGCGGCATCTGACAGTGCTTTTGTGTTAAAATTTAAGTATGAAATCCATTGCCTCATGGCATCAGAAAACCCTTCACTGCGGTCCGGCCTTTCGGACGCTTTACTCGCAAAAACCGGTAAGGCATATGATGTTGTCTATGTACCCGAGGACGGCTGGTTAAAAGTGAGAGAGGAATTCATCCGCAATAATGATCTGTCGAAGCTACAGGACGATGGTACGGAGTCCGTTGATGGCGGAAACGGCGGTGCGGCGGAAGAGATGCCGAACTTCATGCAGGAAGCGGAAGAGCAGAATGCCGATCCGATTGTATCAGAAGCGGAAAAAATGTTTGGCAAGGACTTCATAACAGTACATGATGATTAA
- a CDS encoding YbaB/EbfC family nucleoid-associated protein: protein MRGMGNMQGMMKQMQKMQKQMAEAQEELGEKRLEGSAGGGMVKVIVSGQKEVLEVIVDPTVVDPEDVEMLQDLIVIATNEAMAAAEELSNSTMGQFTKGLNLPGMF from the coding sequence ATGCGCGGTATGGGAAATATGCAAGGTATGATGAAGCAAATGCAGAAGATGCAAAAGCAAATGGCAGAAGCTCAAGAAGAACTAGGTGAAAAGCGTCTGGAAGGATCCGCAGGTGGCGGAATGGTGAAAGTCATCGTTTCAGGTCAGAAAGAAGTGCTTGAAGTGATCGTCGATCCGACGGTTGTAGATCCTGAGGATGTTGAAATGCTGCAAGATCTAATTGTAATTGCTACAAACGAAGCAATGGCAGCAGCTGAAGAACTATCGAACTCCACAATGGGTCAATTCACGAAGGGATTGAACCTGCCTGGAATGTTCTAG
- the recR gene encoding recombination mediator RecR — MHYPEPISKLIDSFMKLPGIGPKTAGRLAFFVLSMKEDTVLDFAKALVDAKRNLRFCSVCGHITDIDPCHICQDTSRDRSMICVVQDPKDVIAMEKMRDFKGLYHVLHGSISPMDGIGPEDINVPSLLTRLQDEEVEELILATNPTIEGEATAMYISRLVKPSGITTTRIAHGLPVGGDLEYADEVTLSKALEGRREL, encoded by the coding sequence ATGCACTATCCTGAACCGATATCAAAACTCATTGATAGTTTTATGAAATTGCCAGGTATCGGCCCGAAAACAGCGGGCCGTCTGGCGTTTTTTGTGTTAAGCATGAAAGAGGATACGGTCCTTGACTTTGCCAAAGCTTTAGTCGATGCGAAAAGGAATCTGCGTTTTTGTTCAGTCTGTGGACACATTACGGATATTGACCCATGTCATATTTGTCAGGACACATCGCGTGACCGGTCAATGATCTGTGTCGTTCAAGATCCGAAAGATGTCATTGCAATGGAGAAAATGCGAGATTTTAAAGGTCTTTACCACGTACTGCATGGGTCGATTTCGCCAATGGATGGCATCGGCCCTGAAGATATTAACGTACCTTCCTTATTGACGAGATTGCAAGATGAGGAAGTGGAAGAACTGATACTGGCGACGAACCCGACAATCGAAGGGGAAGCGACAGCGATGTATATCTCGAGACTGGTAAAACCATCTGGCATTACGACAACTCGAATTGCTCATGGTCTTCCTGTTGGCGGAGACCTTGAATATGCCGACGAAGTGACGTTATCCAAAGCACTTGAAGGACGTAGGGAACTATAG
- a CDS encoding YaaL family protein, giving the protein MFGRNRKLKKEYDERLLNLLLEAKSEWEQAREIEKYLNDHDEEVLVRRKIAESKYFHLFKEAKERNLRVARE; this is encoded by the coding sequence ATGTTTGGCCGAAATCGAAAGTTGAAGAAAGAATATGACGAACGATTGCTGAACCTGCTCCTGGAAGCGAAGAGTGAATGGGAACAGGCGAGGGAAATTGAGAAGTATTTGAATGATCATGATGAAGAGGTACTCGTTCGACGTAAAATCGCGGAGAGTAAGTATTTTCATTTATTCAAAGAAGCAAAAGAACGGAACCTCCGTGTAGCGCGTGAATGA
- a CDS encoding pro-sigmaK processing inhibitor BofA family protein has translation MKIIVVAVIGVILLLLLMMDKKQIGKLTEKLSVFWFRLAFAFLALFLLNIAGGFVGIYFPVNIASGFLLALLGIPGFAALFAFAVFL, from the coding sequence ATGAAAATTATCGTAGTTGCAGTAATAGGGGTTATCCTTCTCCTTCTATTAATGATGGATAAGAAACAGATCGGAAAATTGACGGAGAAGTTGTCTGTGTTTTGGTTCCGGTTGGCATTTGCATTTCTTGCCCTCTTCCTCCTGAATATAGCTGGAGGTTTTGTAGGCATCTACTTCCCGGTCAATATTGCGTCAGGTTTCCTGCTAGCGTTATTGGGCATTCCGGGTTTCGCGGCATTGTTCGCATTCGCGGTCTTCTTGTAA